A window of Ictidomys tridecemlineatus isolate mIctTri1 chromosome 15, mIctTri1.hap1, whole genome shotgun sequence contains these coding sequences:
- the Bcat2 gene encoding branched-chain-amino-acid aminotransferase, mitochondrial isoform X2, with protein MGAQAFSLSPLSPASLALRFRGGIWSRKLLPVPWLLWGLRGCASTNFKAADLQLQITKEPRKKPSPSDSLVFGKTFTDHMLMVEWNRKKGWGQPRIQPFQNLTLHPACSALHYSLQLFEGLKAYRGQDQQVRLFRPWLNMDRMLRTALRLCLPSFDKVELLECIRRLIEVDKAWVPGGTGTSLYVRPVLIGTEDSLGVNSASQALLFVILCPVGSYFPGDSVTPVSLLADPTFIRAWMGGVGDYKVGGNYGPTVLLQQEAQKKGCEQVLWLYGPDHQLTEVGTMNIFIYWTHEDGVLELVTPPLDGIILPGVVRQSLLDLAQTWGEFRVVERKITMKELLRALEEGRVREVFGSGTACQVCPVHRILYKDKHLHIPTMENGPELILRFQKELKAIQYGTKAHKWMLPV; from the exons ATGGGCGCGCAAGCTTTCTCGCTCAGCCCGCTCAGCCCCGCTTCTCTGGCCCTGAGATTCCGTGGCGGG ATCTGGTCCCGGAAACTTCTCCCTGTCCCTTGGCTCCTGTGGGGTCTCAGAGGATGTGCCTCCACCAACTTCAAG GCTGCAGACTTGCAGCTGCAAATAACGAAGGAGCCACGAAAGAAGCCCAGCCCCAGCGACTCCCTGGTGTTTGGGAAGACGTTCACCGACCACATGCTGATGGTGGAATGGAACAGGAAGAAGGGCTGGGGCCAGCCCAGGATCCAGCCCTTCCAGAATCTCACTCTGCACCCAGCCTGCTCGGCCCTCCACTACTCCCTGCAG CTCTTTGAGGGCTTGAAGGCGTACAGAGGCCAGGACCAGCAGGTGCGCCTCTTCCGGCCCTGGCTCAACATGGACCGCATGCTGCGCACAGCCCTGCGCCTCTGCCTGCCG AGTTTTGACAAGGTGGAACTGCTGGAGTGCATCCGTCGGCTCATCGAGGTGGATAAGGCCTGGGTTCCCGGGGGCACCGGCACCAGCCTCTACGTGCGGCCCGTGCTCATAGGTACCGAG GACTCGCTGGGTGTCAACAGCGCCAGTCAAGCCCTCCTGTTTGTCATCCTCTGTCCTGTGGGCTCCTACTTTCCTGGAGACTCGGTGACCCCTGTCTCCCTCCTGGCCGACCCCACATTCATCCGGGCCTGGATGGGTGGCGTTGGTGACTACAAGGTGGGAGG GAATTACGGGCCCACCGTGTTACTGCAACAGGAGGCACAAAAGAAGGGCTGCGAGCAGGTCCTCTGGCTGTACGGGCCTGACCACCAGCTCACTGAGGTGGGCACCATGAACATCTTCATCTACTGGACCCACGAGGACGGGG TGCTAGAACTGGTGACCCCCCCACTGGATGGCATCATCCTGCCTGGAGTAGTCAGACAGAGTCTGCTGGACCTGGCTCAGACCTGG GGTGAGTTCCGGGTGGTGGAGCGCAAGATCACCATGAAGGAGTTGCTGCGGGCGCTGGAGGAGGGCCGGGTTCGGGAAGTCTTTGGCTCAGGCACCGCTTGCCAGGTCTGCCCTGTGCATCGAATTCTGTATAAAGACAAG CACCTCCACATTCCCACCATGGAAAATGGGCCTGAGCTTATCCTCCGCTTCCAGAAGGAGCTGAAGGCAATTCAG TATGGAACAAAAGCCCACAAGTGGATGCTCCCAGTGTGA
- the Bcat2 gene encoding branched-chain-amino-acid aminotransferase, mitochondrial isoform X1, which produces MAALALGQIWSRKLLPVPWLLWGLRGCASTNFKAADLQLQITKEPRKKPSPSDSLVFGKTFTDHMLMVEWNRKKGWGQPRIQPFQNLTLHPACSALHYSLQLFEGLKAYRGQDQQVRLFRPWLNMDRMLRTALRLCLPSFDKVELLECIRRLIEVDKAWVPGGTGTSLYVRPVLIGTEDSLGVNSASQALLFVILCPVGSYFPGDSVTPVSLLADPTFIRAWMGGVGDYKVGGNYGPTVLLQQEAQKKGCEQVLWLYGPDHQLTEVGTMNIFIYWTHEDGVLELVTPPLDGIILPGVVRQSLLDLAQTWGEFRVVERKITMKELLRALEEGRVREVFGSGTACQVCPVHRILYKDKHLHIPTMENGPELILRFQKELKAIQYGTKAHKWMLPV; this is translated from the exons ATGGCCGCGCTCGCGCTGGGGCAG ATCTGGTCCCGGAAACTTCTCCCTGTCCCTTGGCTCCTGTGGGGTCTCAGAGGATGTGCCTCCACCAACTTCAAG GCTGCAGACTTGCAGCTGCAAATAACGAAGGAGCCACGAAAGAAGCCCAGCCCCAGCGACTCCCTGGTGTTTGGGAAGACGTTCACCGACCACATGCTGATGGTGGAATGGAACAGGAAGAAGGGCTGGGGCCAGCCCAGGATCCAGCCCTTCCAGAATCTCACTCTGCACCCAGCCTGCTCGGCCCTCCACTACTCCCTGCAG CTCTTTGAGGGCTTGAAGGCGTACAGAGGCCAGGACCAGCAGGTGCGCCTCTTCCGGCCCTGGCTCAACATGGACCGCATGCTGCGCACAGCCCTGCGCCTCTGCCTGCCG AGTTTTGACAAGGTGGAACTGCTGGAGTGCATCCGTCGGCTCATCGAGGTGGATAAGGCCTGGGTTCCCGGGGGCACCGGCACCAGCCTCTACGTGCGGCCCGTGCTCATAGGTACCGAG GACTCGCTGGGTGTCAACAGCGCCAGTCAAGCCCTCCTGTTTGTCATCCTCTGTCCTGTGGGCTCCTACTTTCCTGGAGACTCGGTGACCCCTGTCTCCCTCCTGGCCGACCCCACATTCATCCGGGCCTGGATGGGTGGCGTTGGTGACTACAAGGTGGGAGG GAATTACGGGCCCACCGTGTTACTGCAACAGGAGGCACAAAAGAAGGGCTGCGAGCAGGTCCTCTGGCTGTACGGGCCTGACCACCAGCTCACTGAGGTGGGCACCATGAACATCTTCATCTACTGGACCCACGAGGACGGGG TGCTAGAACTGGTGACCCCCCCACTGGATGGCATCATCCTGCCTGGAGTAGTCAGACAGAGTCTGCTGGACCTGGCTCAGACCTGG GGTGAGTTCCGGGTGGTGGAGCGCAAGATCACCATGAAGGAGTTGCTGCGGGCGCTGGAGGAGGGCCGGGTTCGGGAAGTCTTTGGCTCAGGCACCGCTTGCCAGGTCTGCCCTGTGCATCGAATTCTGTATAAAGACAAG CACCTCCACATTCCCACCATGGAAAATGGGCCTGAGCTTATCCTCCGCTTCCAGAAGGAGCTGAAGGCAATTCAG TATGGAACAAAAGCCCACAAGTGGATGCTCCCAGTGTGA